A genome region from Gigantopelta aegis isolate Gae_Host chromosome 3, Gae_host_genome, whole genome shotgun sequence includes the following:
- the LOC121390208 gene encoding muscle M-line assembly protein unc-89-like: MDVQSSLFSPLRTPKKKIKMETFSHNSKSPSKKSHQEYNNMTGTSNFKESPKSKKRKKSLQDFTLPQMKDIVISMTEDSSPKKARRHKSSPGKKSSGITLYEKHQNGSLNNLDNSLQNGRHHSPLGSTNEFTSPGKTRKHKAADTMNQDSPRSAFSSEVTGSPSLKGASARQLQKQANDSPVSDTSTKKSSRKSILKQEDVSPKSSPERYTSLQSPAKKQKSSELPVFGDTPKTSKRVKLTSPARLRTSSSAGSDKHDSVLNSPSRETADNRLSYKCPEDFTPFSFENSSLEYVSSEDYSLDSCKLFLIKAPANFPISRLPSKIVLNGVQSFSCNKTPYEVHSFLDEEKSSLTSLVHNSDTHRLEQGPSFVGQIHVMQSLSVPHEPNTSSAPEPQHVPFPEGLRVRYTPFGSADPVCFSKEHVRASKSKKKPKKAKDVQADVTDSVCDSSKEKKEKKKKKKTQKAKDVQADVTDSVCDSSKEKKEKKKKKKPQKAKDVQADVTDSVYDSSKEKKEKKKKKKTQKAKDVQADVTDSVCDSSKEKKEKKKKKKHKHSE; the protein is encoded by the exons ATGGATGTCCAAAGTTCACTGTTTAGTCCTTTGAGAACACCGAAAAAGAAGATTAAGATGGAAACATTTAGTCACAATTCAAAATCACCCAGTAAGAAAAGTCATCAGGAATACAATAACATGACAG GTACAAGTAATTTCAAAGAGTCCCCGAAGTCCAAGAAAAGGAAGAAATCTTTGCAAGATTTTACACTTCCACAGATGAAGGACATTGTAATTAGCATGACTGAAGACTCCTCACCAAAGAAAGCTCGCAGGCACAAGTCATCACCTGGCAAGAAATCATCTGGTATCACACTTTACGAAAAACATCAAAACGGTTCTCTCAATAACTTGGACAACTCTCTTCAAAATGGAAGACACCACTCTCCTTTAGGTTCAACTAATGAATTTACATCTCCTGGTAAGACTCGCAAGCACAAGGCAGCAGATACGATGAATCAGGATTCCCCCAGATCAGCATTTTCTTCTGAGGTCACAGGATCGCCGAGTCTTAAAGGAGCCAGTGCTAGACAGTTACAGAAACAGGCAAATGATTCTCCTGTTTCAGACACATCTACTAAGAAGTCCAGTAGGAAGTCAATACTGAAACAAGAAGACGTTTCTCCTAAGAGTTCTCCAGAGAGATATACATCACTGCAGTCTCCAGCTAAGAAACAAAAGTCTTCAGAATTACCTGTGTTTGGTGACACACCAAAAACATCAAAGAGGGTGAAGCTTACTAGTCCAGCAAGGTTGAGAACATCTTCATCAGCAGGATCTGATAAACATGACTCTGTGTTAAACTCACCATCAAGGGAAACAGCTGACAACAGGCTGAG CTATAAATGTCCAGAAGATTTTACCCCATTCAGCTTTGAAAATTCGTCACTGGAATACGTGTCATCAGAGGACTACAGTCTGGATAGCTGCAAGCTGTTTCTCATCAAAGCTCCAGCTAAT tttcCTATCTCACGACTTCCCAGCAAGATCGTTTTGAATGGTGTGCAGTCTTTTAGCTGTAATAAG ACTCCCTATGAGGTTCACTCCTTTTTAGATGAGGAA AAATCATCTTTAACATCTCTAGTACATAATTCAGACACACATCGACTGGAACAAG GTCCATCTTTTGTGGGACAGATTCATGTGATGCAGTCATTGAGTGTCCCACATGAACCCAACACCTCATCTGCACCAGAACCACAACACGTTCCCTTCCCTGAGGGTTTACGTGTTAGATACACACCATTTGGTTCAG CTGATCCTGTCTGCTTCAGTAAAGAACATGTCCGTGCCTCTAAgtcaaagaaaaaacccaaaaaagcTAAAGATGTTCAAGCAGATGTTACAGACAGTGTGTGTGATTCTTCCaaggaaaagaaggaaaagaagaaaaagaaaaaaacccaaaaagctAAAGATGTTCAAGCAGATGTTACAGACAGTGTGTGTGATTCTTCCaaggaaaagaaggaaaagaagaaaaagaaaaaaccccaaaaagctAAAGATGTTCAAGCAGATGTTACAGACAGTGTGTATGATTCTTCCaaggaaaagaaggaaaagaagaaaaagaaaaaaacccaaaaagctAAAGATGTTCAAGCAGATGTTACAGACAGTGTGTGTGATTCTTCCaaggaaaagaaggaaaagaagaaaaagaaaaaacacaaacattctGAGTGA